From the Pseudomonas sp. Teo4 genome, the window TCGAAGTCGGTTCAACTCATCAAAGATCATGACGTCAAGTGGATTGATCTGCGTTTCACGGACACCAAAGGCAAACAGCACCACGTCACCATGCCCGCTCGCGACGCGCTGGATGACGACTTCTTCGAAGCTGGCAAAATGTTCGACGGCTCGTCGATCGAAGGCTGGAAAGGCATCGAAGCTTCCGACATGATCCTGCTGCCGGACGACTCCTCCGCCGTCCTGGACCCGTTCACCGAAGAGCCGACCCTGATCCTGGTCTGCGACGTGATCGAACCGTCCACCATGCAAGGCTACGACCGCGACCCACGCGCAATCGCCAAGCGTGCTGAAGAGTTCCTGAAATCCACCGGTATCGGTGACACCGTTCTGGTAGGCCCGGAGCCTGAGTTCTTCATCTTCGACCAAGTGAAGTTCAAGTCCGACATCTCGGGCTCGATGTTCAAGATCTACTCCGAGCAAGGCTCCTGGATGACCGATCAGGACGTCGAAGGCGGCAACAAGGGCCACCGTCCTGCTGTCAAAGGCGGCTACTTCCCGGTTCCACCATGCGACCACGACCACGAAATCCGTACTGCCATGTGCAACGCCATGGAAGAAATGGGCCTGGTCGTCGAAGTTCACCACCACGAAGTGGCCACCGCTGGCCAGAACGAAATCGGTGTGCGCTTCAACACCCTGGTAACCAAGGCTGACGAAGTTCAGACCCTGAAGTACTGCGTGCACAACGTTGCCGATGCTTACGGCAAGACCGCTACCTTCATGCCGAAGCCACTGTACGGCGACAACGGCTCGGGCATGCACGTTCACATGTCGATCTCCAAAGACGGCAAGAACACCTTCTCCGGTGAAGGCTATGCCGGCCTGTCCGACACCGCCCTGTACTTCATCGGCGGTATCATCAAGCACGGTAAGGCCCTGAACGGCTTCACCAACCCGGCTACCAACTCCTACAAGCGTCTGGTTCCAGGCTTCGAAGCTCCGGTCATGCTGGCCTACTCGGCCCGTAACCGTTCGGCCTCGATCCGTATTCCTTACGTTTCCAGCCCGAAAGCCCGCCGTATCGAAGCGCGCTTCCCGGACCCGGCTGCCAACCCGTACCTGTGCTTCGCCGCACTGCTGATGGCCGGCCTGGACGGTATCCAGAACAAGATCCACCCAGGCGATGCCGCCGACAAGAACCTGTACGACCTGCCGCCTGAAGAGGCCAAGGAAATCCCGCAGGTTTGCGGCAGCCTGAAAGAGGCCCTGGAAGAGCTGGACAAAGGCCGTGCGTTCCTGACCAAGGGCGGCGTGTTCTCCGACGACTTCATCGATGCCTACATCGAGCTGAAGTCGGAAGAAGAGATCAAGGTCCGTACCTTCGTTCACCCGCTGGAATACGACCTGTACTACAGCGTCTGATTTAGTCGGCGCGTTGCGCTGATAAAATCACCAGAAACGGCCTTCATACGAAGGCCGTTTCTGTTTGCGGACAGAATTATCAGGCGCTTCCTACAAGCGAAGACCCGCAGGCTGGCCACACTCAGGTCTCCATTTACCAGGAGATCGCCATGCGCCTTGCACCTACCATCACATGCCTCACCTTCGTCATTGTCGGCTGCAGCGCAACTTCGCCCCCACAACCCGATTTCCACCCGCTACTCGCGACCATCGAACAACGCCTGGACCTGGCGGTTTCGGTCGCCGTGCACAAATGGGATCACAAGCTGCCGGTCGAAGCCCCCGAGCGTGAACGGCAAGTGTTGTCTGAAGTCCGCAAGCACGCACCCGACTACGCCCTCACCCCGGACCGAGCCGCCGCGTTCTTCAGCGACCAGATAGAGGCCAACAAGCTCGTTCAATACACGCTCATGGATCGCTGGAACACCTTGGGCAGCAGGCCCCCCACTGAATCCCGCGACCTTGCTCACGAAATTCGCCCACGCCTGGACAAGCTTCAAGCGAACCTGCTGTTCGAGCTACGCCGTGTTGACCGTCTTGCCAAGGATGATTGCCCGAAGCAGCTGGCCAGAGCACTGGAACAACGCACCAATGATCCGCTACGCCACATGGCGCTGGTTCGAGCCACCGCACAGCTGTGCAAGGAACACTGAACAGCGCAATGCTCTATATTGGTGCATAAGAGTTATCAGCGCCCCACGCTGCAGCCCAAAAAAGGTCATTTGAAACGTTAAACCAGCATATTCTGATCCGAATAGGCGCAATTTCAGGTCTTTGTCACGAAATACCGCTTCTTTTCGGAGCCTTGGTTTGTTTCTTGCATTTTCCTGGCATCAGCGGATCCATAGCGCACCCGCCCCTGGCACGGCTGGGGGTATGCAAGCGCCAAAAGAGGTCAACGACGCCTTATGACCATCAGCGATGCACAGCACCGTCTGCTTCTGGACAACCTGACCACGGCCACGCTCCTACTCAACTCGGAGCTACGCCTGGAATACATGAACCCGGCCGCCGAGATGCTCTTGGCCGTGAGTGGTCAGCGCAGCCACGGGCAGTTCATCAGCGAGTTGTTCACCGAATCGACCGAAGCGCTCAACTCGCTGCGCCAGGCCGTGGAACAGGCACACCCGTTTACCAAGCGCGAAGCGCAACTGACGTCGCTGACCGGCCAGACCATCACGGTCGACTATGCCGTCACGCCGATCCTGCATCAGGGCAATACCTTGCTGCTGCTGGAGGTTCACCCGCGTGATCGACTGCTGCGCATAACCAAAGAAGAAGCCCAGCTGAGCAAGCAGGAAACCACCAAGATGCTGGTGCGCGGCCTGGCCCATGAAATAAAGAACCCGCTGGGTGGCATCCGTGGCGCGGCGCAGCTGCTGTCCCGCGAACTGCCCGACGATGGCCTGCGCGACTACACCAATGTGATCATTGAAGAGGCCGACCGATTGCGCAATCTGGTCGACCGCATGCTCGGCTCGAACAAGCTGCCGTCACTGGCCATGACCAACATCCATGAAGTATTGGAGCGGGTCTGTAGCCTGGTGGATGCCGAAAGCCAGGGTTGCATCACTTTGGTGCGCGATTACGACCCTAGCCTGCCGGACGTGCTGATCGACCGCGAACAGATGATCCAGGCCGTACTCAACATCGTGCGCAATGCCATGCAGGCGATCAGCTCGCAAAACGAACTGCGCCTCGGCCGTATCACCCTGCGCAGCCGCGCAGTACGCCAGTTCACCATCGGCCATGTGCGTCATCGCCTGGTGGCCCGCGTCGAAATCATCGACAACGGCCCGGGAATTCCGTCGGAACTGCAGGACACCCTCTTCTATCCCATGGTCAGTGGACGTCCGGACGGTACCGGGCTGGGCCTGGCCATCACCCAGAACATCATCAGTCAGCACCAGGGCTTGATCGAATGCGAGAGCCATGCCGGCCACACCGCGTTTTCGATCTTCCTGCCCCTGGAACAAGGAGCCAACGCCTCATGAGCCGAAGTGAAACCGTATGGATCGTCGATGATGACCGTTCCATCCGCTGGGTACTGGAAAAAGCCCTACAGCAAGAAGGCATGGCCACCCAGAGCTTCGACAGCGCTGACGGCGTGATGGGCAGGCTGGCCCGCCAGCAACCGGATGTGATCATCTCCGACATCCGCATGCCGGGCACCAGCGGCCTGGACCTGCTGGCTCAGATCCGCGAGCAGCACCCACGCTTGCCGGTCATCATCATGACCGCCCACTCCGACCTGGACAGCGCCGTGGCTTCGTACCAAGGCGGCGCCTTCGAGTACCTGCCCAAGCCGTTCGACGTGGACGAGGCCGTGTCGCTGGTCAAGCGGGCCAATCAACATGCGCAAGAGCAGCAAGGCCTGGATGTTCCACAAAGCCTGGCACGCACACCGGAAATCATCGGCGAAGCGCCGGCCATGCAGGAGGTGTTCCGCGCCATCGGCCGCCTGAGCCATTCCAACATCACCGTGCTGATCAATGGTGAGTCCGGTACCGGCAAGGAACTGGTGGCTCACGCCCTGCACCGCCACAGCCCACGTGCGGCGTCGCCATTCATCGCGCTGAACATGGCGGCCATCCCCAAAGACCTGATGGAATCAGAGCTGTTCGGCCACGAAAAAGGTGCGTTCACCGGAGCAGCCAACCTGCGCCGCGGTCGCTTCGAGCAGGCTGATGGCGGCACGCTGTTCCTCGACGAAATCGGCGACATGCCGGCCGACACACAGACCCGCCTGCTGCGAGTACTGGCCGATGGCGAGTTCTATCGGGTCGGCGGGCATATTCCAGTGAAAGTCGATGTGCGCATCATCGCCGCTACGCACCAGAACCTCGAATCCCTGGTACAGGCCGGCAAGTTTCGCGAAGACTTGTTCCACCGCTTGAACGTGATCCGCATTCATATCCCGCGCCTGGCAGACCGGCGCGAAGATATTCCGGCCCTGGCCCGCCACTTCCTTGGCCGCGCCGCACAGGAACTGGCGGTCGAACCCAAGCTGCTGAAGCCGGAAACCGAAGAGTTCATCCGTAACCTGCCGTGGCCGGGCAACGTGCGTCAGCTGGAGAACACCTGCCGCTGGATCACGGTGATGGCGTCCAGCCGCGAGGTGCTGATTGGCGACCTGCCTCCAGAGCTGCTGAACCTGCCTCAGGACGCCGCACCGGTAACCAACTGGGAGCAGGCCCTGCGCCAGTGGGCCGACCAGGCCCTGGCACGCGGGCAGTCCAACCTGCTCGACAGCGCAGTGCCCAGCTTTGAACGCATCATGATCGAGACCGCACTGAAGCACACTGCTGGTCGTCGTCGCGACGCAGCCGTGTTGCTGGGCTGGGGCCGTAACACCCTGACTCGCAAGATCAAGGAGCTGGGGATGAATGTGGCTGGCGGGGATGATGAAGACGCCGACGAGCATTGATGCCTGACAGCCTGCGCTGACTTTTTCGCGGGTAAACCCGCTCCCACAGGGATCACACCGAACCCTGTGGAAGCGGGTTTACCCGCGAATGCTTTTGCAATACGCCCCAACTCTCGCCGCCATGCACCGATCCTGTGCCCGACGCACCGCCCGAAGGCATAAATCCCCTCAAAACCCGGCCAAATCGCCCTGAAAGCCAATGTTTCCGGGTTTTTCAAAACTGGCACGCCCCCTGCAATAGCTAATACATCTCCAGTTTCGGGGGCCTCGGTACAGGCAGGCCGGGTGAACCCCTCTTTTATTCGCAGTCGCTCCAGTTTTGGGGACCTTGGTACAGGCAGGCCGGGACATCCCCTCTTTTACATGCAGTAGCTCCACCCTTCGGGGACCTCGGTACAGGCAGGCCGGGACATCCCCTCTTTTACACGCAGTAGCTCCACCCTTCGGGGACCTTGGTACAGGCAGGCCGAGACATCCCCTCTTTTACATGCCGTAGCTCCACCCCTTCGGGGACCTCGGTACAGGCAGGCCGGGACATCCCCTCTTTTATTCGTGCAGCCTTACCTGCACACGCCAACGTCCAGCGTCCTCTGCACCGGCCCACTCGCCGTGCAGGGGACGCGCGGCCACCACGGTCAACAGCAAGCCTTCCTCACTCTTCTGCAAACGCCAGCCCACCGGCTTGCCCTGCAGGCTCAATTGTCCGCGCTGTGCCTTGCCTTGCGCCTCGAACAGCACCGCGACCGTTCCTTCCACATTCTCGCCGTGGAGCTTGGGTTCTTCGTTGAACCAAAGGTCCAGGCCATCCTGCACGACCTCCACCTGTTCCAGTACACGCTCGTCAGGCGAGGTCAGCTTGCCGATCATGAGGCCGACCATCAGGCCGACAATCGCCAAAGAGAGCAGCACCCGTGGGAAGCCTTTCGAACGCAGGTCCGGTTCGGGGGTAGAATGCTCGCCATCTTCACGCTTGGAGCCGTGCATGTTTCACGTCATCCTTTTTCAACCAGAAATTCCGCCAAATACCGGCAATATCATTCGCCTCTGCGCCAACAGCGGCTGCGACCTGCACCTGATCGAACCCATCAGCTTCGAACTCGATGACAAGCGCCTGCGCCGGGCCGGGCTGGATTACCACGAGTATGCCACGCT encodes:
- the glnA gene encoding glutamate--ammonia ligase, whose product is MSKSVQLIKDHDVKWIDLRFTDTKGKQHHVTMPARDALDDDFFEAGKMFDGSSIEGWKGIEASDMILLPDDSSAVLDPFTEEPTLILVCDVIEPSTMQGYDRDPRAIAKRAEEFLKSTGIGDTVLVGPEPEFFIFDQVKFKSDISGSMFKIYSEQGSWMTDQDVEGGNKGHRPAVKGGYFPVPPCDHDHEIRTAMCNAMEEMGLVVEVHHHEVATAGQNEIGVRFNTLVTKADEVQTLKYCVHNVADAYGKTATFMPKPLYGDNGSGMHVHMSISKDGKNTFSGEGYAGLSDTALYFIGGIIKHGKALNGFTNPATNSYKRLVPGFEAPVMLAYSARNRSASIRIPYVSSPKARRIEARFPDPAANPYLCFAALLMAGLDGIQNKIHPGDAADKNLYDLPPEEAKEIPQVCGSLKEALEELDKGRAFLTKGGVFSDDFIDAYIELKSEEEIKVRTFVHPLEYDLYYSV
- a CDS encoding chorismate mutase, encoding MRLAPTITCLTFVIVGCSATSPPQPDFHPLLATIEQRLDLAVSVAVHKWDHKLPVEAPERERQVLSEVRKHAPDYALTPDRAAAFFSDQIEANKLVQYTLMDRWNTLGSRPPTESRDLAHEIRPRLDKLQANLLFELRRVDRLAKDDCPKQLARALEQRTNDPLRHMALVRATAQLCKEH
- the glnL gene encoding nitrogen regulation protein NR(II), whose product is MTISDAQHRLLLDNLTTATLLLNSELRLEYMNPAAEMLLAVSGQRSHGQFISELFTESTEALNSLRQAVEQAHPFTKREAQLTSLTGQTITVDYAVTPILHQGNTLLLLEVHPRDRLLRITKEEAQLSKQETTKMLVRGLAHEIKNPLGGIRGAAQLLSRELPDDGLRDYTNVIIEEADRLRNLVDRMLGSNKLPSLAMTNIHEVLERVCSLVDAESQGCITLVRDYDPSLPDVLIDREQMIQAVLNIVRNAMQAISSQNELRLGRITLRSRAVRQFTIGHVRHRLVARVEIIDNGPGIPSELQDTLFYPMVSGRPDGTGLGLAITQNIISQHQGLIECESHAGHTAFSIFLPLEQGANAS
- the ntrC gene encoding nitrogen regulation protein NR(I) produces the protein MSRSETVWIVDDDRSIRWVLEKALQQEGMATQSFDSADGVMGRLARQQPDVIISDIRMPGTSGLDLLAQIREQHPRLPVIIMTAHSDLDSAVASYQGGAFEYLPKPFDVDEAVSLVKRANQHAQEQQGLDVPQSLARTPEIIGEAPAMQEVFRAIGRLSHSNITVLINGESGTGKELVAHALHRHSPRAASPFIALNMAAIPKDLMESELFGHEKGAFTGAANLRRGRFEQADGGTLFLDEIGDMPADTQTRLLRVLADGEFYRVGGHIPVKVDVRIIAATHQNLESLVQAGKFREDLFHRLNVIRIHIPRLADRREDIPALARHFLGRAAQELAVEPKLLKPETEEFIRNLPWPGNVRQLENTCRWITVMASSREVLIGDLPPELLNLPQDAAPVTNWEQALRQWADQALARGQSNLLDSAVPSFERIMIETALKHTAGRRRDAAVLLGWGRNTLTRKIKELGMNVAGGDDEDADEH